Proteins encoded in a region of the Haloarcula sp. CBA1129 genome:
- a CDS encoding APC family permease, whose product MSKSQTRSPEAELGLLDATMIGMGAMIGAGIFVLTGLAAEIAGPAAILVFALNGVVTAFTGLSYAELAASIPKSGGGYAFVREIFDDFASFIMGWMLWFAYMIAGALYALGFAPNFLELLHVYGVVPPPEQVGAVVVPVIDVALPLAFLLAFVAVLGLVALNAVSTAASGSVETIFTIIKVSILVVFVAFGLTSPMFSGAEFQPLFPQGSGAAAVLPAMGLTFIAFEGYDLITTVTEEVQNPRENIPKAIFISLAVTVVVYLAVVTVAIGTLGAKGLADAGEAGIATAATSFMPTGLPIIQNGGALIVFGAVFSTLTALNAVVIASSRVAFSMGREGQLLPSIGQIHHRYGTPFVAILASAVVMLGSVALPTQSAGNMSSLFFLLSFIIVNVAVIRLRRERPNMNRPYEMPFYPAPPIIGIALNLLLTGVLIEFLLRTDPLALTLSAAWILLGAIAYFALNRAKKRSESEPTTDDTEITQGVEE is encoded by the coding sequence ATGAGTAAGAGCCAGACTCGGTCACCCGAGGCTGAACTCGGGTTGCTTGACGCGACGATGATCGGGATGGGGGCGATGATTGGGGCCGGTATCTTCGTGCTGACAGGGCTGGCCGCCGAGATCGCTGGTCCAGCCGCGATACTCGTCTTCGCACTGAACGGCGTGGTTACGGCGTTCACAGGACTCTCGTATGCAGAACTCGCTGCCTCGATTCCGAAAAGCGGCGGTGGATACGCCTTCGTGCGAGAGATATTCGACGACTTTGCCTCGTTCATCATGGGCTGGATGCTCTGGTTCGCCTACATGATTGCGGGAGCGCTGTACGCGCTGGGCTTTGCACCGAACTTTCTCGAACTGCTGCACGTCTACGGCGTGGTTCCGCCGCCGGAGCAGGTGGGTGCCGTTGTGGTTCCAGTCATCGACGTGGCGCTCCCGCTGGCCTTCCTGCTGGCGTTCGTGGCGGTACTCGGCCTCGTCGCGCTCAACGCCGTTTCGACGGCCGCGAGCGGCAGCGTGGAGACTATTTTCACCATCATCAAAGTCTCTATTCTGGTTGTGTTCGTCGCGTTCGGGCTCACCTCACCGATGTTCTCCGGGGCCGAGTTCCAGCCGCTGTTTCCGCAGGGCAGCGGGGCGGCCGCGGTCCTGCCGGCGATGGGACTTACCTTCATCGCCTTCGAGGGGTACGACCTCATCACCACTGTCACGGAGGAAGTGCAGAACCCGCGTGAAAACATCCCGAAAGCGATATTTATCAGCCTCGCTGTGACTGTCGTCGTCTATCTCGCAGTTGTGACGGTCGCTATCGGGACGCTTGGGGCAAAGGGCCTTGCTGACGCTGGCGAGGCAGGTATCGCAACGGCAGCGACATCGTTCATGCCGACCGGCTTACCGATCATCCAGAACGGCGGGGCACTCATCGTCTTTGGAGCCGTGTTCTCGACGCTCACCGCCCTCAACGCGGTCGTCATCGCGTCATCGCGCGTGGCGTTCTCGATGGGACGTGAAGGGCAGTTGCTCCCGTCGATCGGCCAGATCCACCACCGCTACGGGACGCCGTTCGTCGCAATCCTCGCTAGCGCCGTCGTGATGCTTGGCTCAGTGGCACTGCCGACCCAGAGTGCCGGCAACATGTCGAGCCTGTTCTTTCTCCTATCGTTCATCATCGTCAACGTCGCCGTCATCAGACTCCGGCGAGAGCGGCCGAACATGAATCGGCCGTACGAGATGCCGTTCTACCCGGCACCGCCGATAATCGGTATCGCGCTCAATCTGCTTTTGACGGGCGTGCTGATAGAGTTCCTGCTCCGAACGGACCCGTTGGCGCTGACACTCAGTGCGGCATGGATTCTGCTCGGAGCTATCGCGTATTTCGCTCTCAACCGGGCGAAAAAGCGGTCGGAAAGCGAACCGACGACTGACGACACTGAAATAACACAAGGAGTTGAAGAGTAA